One part of the Lapillicoccus jejuensis genome encodes these proteins:
- a CDS encoding ATP-binding cassette domain-containing protein, with protein MTDQPAVADTHDVIRVRGAREHNLRDVSLDLPKRRLTVFTGVSGSGKSSLVFATIAAESQRMINETYSSFVQGFMPSLARPDVDVLEGLTTAIVVDQSRMGADPRSTVGTATDAYAMLRILFSRIGTPYVGSPQAFSFNVASVSGAGAVTYSKGGQTTKERRSFSVVGGMCPRCEGRGSVQDFDLTALYDASKSLDDGPFLVPGYTMDGWFGRIFKGSGFFDTSKPIARYTKKELHDLLWREPTKIKVEGINLTYEGLILKIKRSILSKDLDAMQPHVRAFVERAVTFSTCPECDGTRLTALARSAKVGGLDIAAASAMQITDLAEWVRGLDEPSVAPLLASLRGTLESFVAVGLGYLSLDRPAGTLSGGEAQRTKMIRHLGSALTDVTYVFDEPTVGLHPHDVQRMNELLIALRDKGNTVLVVEHKPETIAVADHVVDLGPGAGSAGGEVCFEGTVDELRRSDTVTGRHLGDRARVKETVRERTGVLEIRGASTHNLHDVDVDLPLGVLCVLTGVAGSGKSSLVHGSVAGRDGVVLVDQAPIKGSRRSNPATYTGLLEPVRKAFAKANGVKPALFSANSEGACPACNGAGVVYTDLAIMASVATTCEVCGGKRYDASVLEYRLGGRDISEVLAMSVAQARAFFAEGEARTPAAETVLTRLEDVGLGYLTIGQPLTTLSGGERQRLKLATHLGDKGGVIVLDEPTSGLHLADVENLLALLDRLVDAGRSLLVIEHHQAVMAHADWLVDLGPGAGHDGGRVVFEGTPAQLVAVRSTVTGEHLAAYVGA; from the coding sequence GTGACCGACCAGCCGGCCGTGGCCGACACCCACGACGTCATCCGCGTCCGCGGCGCGCGCGAGCACAACCTGCGCGACGTCTCCCTCGACCTGCCCAAGCGCCGGCTCACCGTCTTCACCGGGGTCTCCGGCTCGGGCAAGAGCTCGCTCGTCTTCGCGACGATCGCCGCCGAGTCGCAGCGGATGATCAACGAGACCTACAGCAGCTTCGTCCAGGGCTTCATGCCGTCGCTCGCGCGTCCGGACGTCGACGTCCTCGAGGGGCTGACGACGGCGATCGTCGTCGACCAGTCGCGGATGGGCGCCGACCCACGCTCGACGGTCGGCACGGCGACCGACGCGTACGCGATGCTGCGGATCCTCTTCAGCCGAATCGGGACGCCGTACGTCGGCTCGCCGCAGGCGTTCTCGTTCAACGTCGCCTCGGTGAGCGGCGCGGGGGCGGTGACCTACAGCAAGGGTGGGCAGACGACGAAGGAGCGGCGCTCCTTCTCGGTCGTCGGTGGGATGTGCCCGCGGTGTGAGGGCCGCGGCTCCGTCCAGGACTTCGACCTCACCGCGCTGTACGACGCCTCGAAGAGCCTCGACGACGGCCCGTTCCTCGTGCCGGGCTACACGATGGACGGCTGGTTCGGCCGCATCTTCAAGGGCTCCGGGTTCTTCGACACGAGCAAGCCGATCGCGAGGTACACGAAGAAGGAGCTGCACGACCTGCTCTGGCGGGAGCCGACGAAGATCAAGGTCGAGGGGATCAACCTCACCTACGAGGGGCTCATCCTCAAGATCAAGCGCTCCATCCTGTCCAAGGACCTCGACGCGATGCAGCCGCACGTGCGGGCCTTCGTCGAGCGGGCGGTCACCTTCTCGACGTGCCCCGAGTGCGACGGCACGCGGCTGACCGCGCTCGCGCGGTCCGCCAAGGTCGGCGGTCTCGACATCGCGGCCGCGTCGGCCATGCAGATCACCGACCTCGCCGAGTGGGTCCGCGGGCTCGACGAGCCGTCGGTGGCGCCGCTGCTCGCGTCGCTGCGCGGGACCCTCGAGTCGTTCGTCGCAGTGGGGCTGGGCTACCTGTCGCTCGACCGGCCGGCGGGCACGCTGTCGGGTGGGGAGGCGCAGCGCACGAAGATGATCCGGCACCTCGGCTCGGCGCTCACCGACGTCACCTACGTGTTCGACGAGCCGACCGTGGGGCTGCACCCGCACGACGTGCAGCGGATGAACGAGCTGCTCATCGCCCTGCGCGACAAGGGGAACACCGTCCTCGTCGTCGAGCACAAGCCCGAGACCATCGCCGTCGCCGACCACGTCGTCGACCTCGGGCCGGGGGCCGGGTCGGCCGGCGGCGAGGTCTGCTTCGAGGGGACCGTCGACGAGCTGCGCCGCAGCGACACCGTGACCGGGCGGCACCTCGGTGACCGCGCCCGGGTCAAGGAGACGGTCCGCGAGCGGACGGGGGTGCTCGAGATCCGGGGAGCGTCGACCCACAACCTGCACGACGTCGACGTCGACCTGCCGCTCGGGGTGCTCTGCGTCCTCACCGGCGTGGCCGGGTCGGGGAAGAGCTCGCTCGTGCACGGCTCGGTGGCCGGGCGCGACGGGGTCGTGCTCGTCGACCAGGCGCCGATCAAGGGGTCGCGGCGCAGCAACCCGGCGACCTACACGGGCCTCCTCGAGCCGGTGCGCAAGGCGTTCGCCAAGGCCAACGGGGTGAAACCGGCTCTCTTCAGCGCGAACTCGGAGGGCGCCTGCCCCGCCTGCAACGGCGCGGGGGTGGTCTACACCGACCTGGCGATCATGGCGTCGGTCGCGACGACCTGCGAGGTGTGCGGCGGGAAGCGGTACGACGCCTCGGTGCTCGAGTACCGCCTGGGCGGCCGCGACATCAGCGAGGTGCTCGCCATGTCGGTCGCGCAGGCGCGGGCGTTCTTCGCCGAGGGGGAGGCGCGCACGCCGGCGGCCGAGACGGTCCTGACCCGGCTCGAGGACGTCGGGCTGGGCTACCTCACGATCGGCCAGCCCCTGACGACGCTGTCCGGGGGCGAGCGGCAGCGGCTCAAGCTGGCCACCCACCTCGGCGACAAGGGCGGCGTCATCGTCCTCGACGAGCCCACCAGCGGGCTGCACCTCGCCGACGTCGAGAACCTGCTCGCGCTGCTCGACCGACTGGTCGACGCGGGCCGGTCGCTGCTCGTCATCGAGCACCACCAGGCCGTCATGGCCCACGCGGACTGGCTCGTCGACCTCGGTCCCGGGGCCGGTCACGACGGTGGGCGCGTCGTCTTCGAGGGGACGCCGGCGCAGCTCGTGGCCGTCCGGTCGACCGTCACCGGCGAGCACCTCGCGGCGTACGTGGGGGCCTGA
- a CDS encoding putative immunity protein, giving the protein MILPPVRDPRLVTVRRGGTLGDEDHRLLALWAADCAEHVLALFEVACPGDERVREAVAAARSWAAGETAMMAARAVGGHAMGAARPLRGAPRFAAYAAGQAACVGHVAEHDLGAAAYAIRAVTAAADAAGEDGAAAGVRECAWQRDRLPGAVRELVLEDQERRNALCWNVFTRGAG; this is encoded by the coding sequence GTGATCCTGCCGCCGGTGCGCGACCCGCGGCTCGTCACCGTGCGCCGGGGCGGGACGCTGGGCGACGAGGACCACCGGCTGCTCGCGCTGTGGGCGGCGGACTGCGCCGAGCACGTGCTGGCGCTCTTCGAGGTGGCGTGTCCCGGTGACGAGCGGGTGCGCGAGGCCGTCGCGGCCGCGCGCTCCTGGGCGGCGGGGGAGACGGCGATGATGGCCGCGAGGGCGGTCGGCGGTCACGCCATGGGGGCGGCCCGGCCGCTGCGCGGGGCGCCGCGGTTCGCGGCCTACGCCGCGGGCCAGGCGGCCTGTGTCGGGCACGTCGCCGAGCACGACCTCGGGGCGGCGGCGTACGCGATCAGGGCGGTGACGGCCGCCGCCGATGCGGCGGGGGAGGACGGGGCGGCAGCCGGGGTGCGGGAGTGCGCCTGGCAGCGCGACCGGCTGCCGGGCGCCGTACGGGAGCTCGTGCTCGAGGACCAGGAGCGACGGAACGCGTTGTGCTGGAACGTGTTCACGAGGGGAGCAGGGTGA
- a CDS encoding class I SAM-dependent methyltransferase translates to MRPPDAHFADPRQAVLYDDLDGSREDLDAYLALVDELGARTVADVGCGTGSLPVLLVARGIEVVGVDPARASLDVARSKPGAERVRWVEGDATALVGLGVTADLAVMTGNVAQVFVDDADWDATLTAVAAVVRDGGWLVLETRRTAARAWEGWDVEPTPVDLPDGRTALVSRQVTEVALPLVTFTGRVELEGEVLSSTSTLRFRERDELGRDLARHGFAVAEVRQAPDRPGLEHVVLARRVG, encoded by the coding sequence GTGAGACCTCCGGACGCGCACTTCGCCGACCCGCGCCAGGCGGTGCTGTACGACGACCTCGACGGGTCGCGGGAGGACCTCGACGCCTACCTCGCCCTCGTCGACGAGCTGGGCGCCCGCACGGTGGCCGACGTCGGGTGCGGGACGGGGTCGCTGCCGGTGCTGCTGGTCGCGAGGGGGATCGAGGTCGTCGGCGTCGACCCGGCCAGGGCCTCGCTCGACGTCGCCCGGAGCAAACCGGGGGCGGAGCGGGTCCGCTGGGTCGAGGGCGACGCGACGGCGCTCGTGGGGCTCGGCGTGACCGCGGACCTCGCCGTCATGACCGGCAACGTCGCGCAGGTCTTCGTCGACGACGCCGACTGGGACGCGACGCTGACCGCGGTCGCGGCGGTGGTGCGCGACGGCGGGTGGCTCGTCCTGGAGACGCGCCGGACGGCGGCCCGGGCCTGGGAGGGCTGGGACGTCGAGCCGACGCCCGTCGACCTGCCCGACGGTCGGACGGCGCTGGTGTCCCGGCAGGTGACCGAGGTGGCGCTGCCGCTCGTGACGTTCACCGGACGGGTCGAGCTGGAGGGTGAGGTGCTGTCCTCGACGTCCACGCTGCGCTTCCGTGAGCGGGACGAGCTCGGACGTGACCTGGCCCGCCACGGGTTCGCCGTCGCGGAGGTCCGGCAGGCCCCGGACCGGCCGGGGCTCGAGCACGTCGTCCTGGCCCGCCGGGTGGGCTAG
- a CDS encoding SDR family NAD(P)-dependent oxidoreductase codes for MTDASGQSFLVVGASGALGSRIARGLADAGATVSAHGRSDESLARLDLDGAHRLTGDLRQPALPQQLVDAATQRHGRLDGVVYAAGVVAFGPAARLDDDTLDDLTLLDFLAPVRLVRAALGVLGPGGVVAALTGVPAERPFPNMAAYGATKAALSSYLTAVRVESRRSKVRVLDLRPPHTETGLATRAIAGDPPSMPTGLEPDAVAARCVAAILGTDTEVASGDFG; via the coding sequence ATGACCGACGCCTCCGGCCAGTCCTTCCTCGTCGTCGGCGCCAGCGGCGCCCTCGGCTCCCGGATCGCCCGCGGCCTCGCGGACGCCGGTGCAACCGTCAGCGCCCACGGGCGCTCCGACGAGTCCCTCGCGCGGCTCGACCTCGACGGGGCGCACCGCCTCACCGGCGACCTGCGCCAGCCCGCCCTGCCGCAGCAGCTCGTCGACGCCGCCACGCAGCGCCACGGACGGCTCGACGGCGTCGTCTACGCGGCGGGCGTCGTCGCCTTCGGCCCCGCGGCGCGGCTCGACGACGACACCCTCGACGACCTCACCCTGCTCGACTTCCTCGCTCCCGTGCGGCTCGTCCGGGCGGCGCTCGGGGTGCTCGGCCCGGGCGGCGTCGTCGCGGCCCTCACCGGTGTCCCGGCGGAGCGACCGTTCCCGAACATGGCGGCGTACGGCGCCACGAAGGCCGCCCTCTCGTCGTACCTCACCGCCGTCCGCGTCGAGTCGCGCCGCTCCAAGGTGCGCGTCCTCGACCTGCGCCCACCGCACACCGAGACCGGCCTGGCCACCCGCGCCATCGCCGGCGACCCGCCGTCCATGCCGACCGGCCTCGAACCGGACGCCGTCGCCGCCCGCTGCGTCGCGGCGATCCTCGGCACCGACACCGAGGTGGCGAGCGGCGACTTCGGCTAG
- a CDS encoding EAL and HDOD domain-containing protein: MATDDGPLPAQAVVGRQAIADRSGATVGYELLFRASGAADAAGDEYEAASMTADVALNAMTIGLDVVTDGSLAFCNIDQSVLTGELPMLFPDPRRVVLEVPSGLGADVEAVDGCRRLVEQGWTLALDGVDGGEDDRSLLELVDVVKVDVGRHTAGELADLAALARDHDTRVLAQRVETAEQHATAYDLGFDLFQGYLVDRPVVVTGRALEPEGLSRLAMASLMLKSDLDVGEVVDLLRTDPSLAVGVLRLASIGRAGETRRRVASLRDAVVLAGTRQIQNWMSVILLRPWRSEGRSRYLDVLVRARSVENLAAGLGLGSRDVAFAAGMLSALDLHLSMSVDQLRQFLDVDETLALAAFGEPVTGARTTPLSHVVRAARDYQLGLAPSPDAPVPVPDLEAAFADAFSWAGTTLQQLDTAQRRSA; encoded by the coding sequence ATGGCGACGGACGACGGGCCCCTCCCGGCCCAGGCGGTGGTCGGTCGCCAGGCGATCGCGGACCGGAGCGGTGCGACGGTCGGCTACGAGCTGCTCTTCCGGGCGAGCGGGGCCGCGGACGCGGCGGGCGACGAGTACGAGGCGGCCTCGATGACCGCGGACGTCGCGCTCAACGCCATGACCATCGGCCTCGACGTCGTGACCGACGGTTCGCTGGCCTTCTGCAACATCGACCAGTCGGTGCTGACGGGGGAGCTGCCGATGCTGTTCCCGGACCCGCGCCGGGTCGTCCTCGAGGTCCCCTCCGGCCTGGGGGCCGACGTCGAGGCGGTGGACGGCTGCCGGCGTCTCGTCGAGCAGGGGTGGACGCTCGCGCTGGACGGCGTCGACGGGGGAGAGGACGACCGGTCGCTGCTCGAGCTGGTCGACGTCGTCAAGGTCGACGTCGGCCGCCACACCGCCGGGGAGCTGGCGGACCTCGCCGCGCTCGCCCGGGACCACGACACCCGCGTCCTCGCGCAGCGGGTGGAGACCGCCGAGCAGCACGCGACGGCGTACGACCTCGGCTTCGACCTGTTCCAGGGCTACCTCGTCGACCGGCCCGTCGTCGTCACGGGTCGGGCGCTCGAGCCCGAGGGCCTGTCGCGGCTGGCGATGGCCTCGCTGATGCTCAAGTCCGACCTCGACGTCGGCGAGGTCGTCGACCTGCTGCGCACCGACCCCAGCCTCGCCGTGGGCGTCCTGCGGCTGGCGTCGATCGGTCGGGCGGGGGAGACCAGGCGCAGGGTCGCCTCGCTGCGCGACGCCGTCGTCCTCGCCGGCACCCGGCAGATCCAGAACTGGATGAGCGTGATCCTGCTGCGTCCGTGGCGCTCGGAGGGCCGCAGCCGCTACCTCGACGTGCTCGTCCGCGCCCGCTCCGTGGAGAACCTCGCGGCGGGCCTCGGCCTGGGCTCGCGGGACGTCGCCTTCGCCGCCGGGATGCTGTCCGCCCTGGACCTGCACCTCTCGATGTCCGTCGACCAGCTCCGGCAGTTCCTCGACGTCGACGAGACCCTCGCGCTGGCCGCCTTCGGTGAGCCGGTCACGGGCGCCCGGACGACGCCGCTGTCCCACGTCGTCCGCGCGGCCCGGGACTACCAGCTCGGGCTGGCGCCGTCCCCGGACGCCCCGGTCCCGGTCCCGGACCTCGAGGCCGCCTTCGCCGACGCGTTCTCGTGGGCGGGGACGACGCTGCAGCAGCTGGACACGGCGCAGCGACGGAGCGCGTAG
- a CDS encoding GNAT family N-acetyltransferase, protein MEERTVRTAGVDDVTHLVRLRAEMFASMGVPADGAAWQESAACWFRERLTDPGHRFVLVEVEGAVVACAVGSIRDAMPSPSVPAGRDVLVGNVCTDPAHRGRGHGRAAFEAVMAWAAATGVRRVELLATAQGRGMYEAAGFAETAWPAMRATLG, encoded by the coding sequence GTGGAGGAGCGGACGGTCCGGACGGCGGGGGTCGACGACGTGACCCATCTCGTGCGGCTGCGGGCGGAGATGTTCGCGTCGATGGGGGTCCCCGCCGACGGCGCGGCGTGGCAGGAGTCGGCCGCGTGCTGGTTCCGCGAGCGGCTCACCGACCCCGGCCACCGGTTCGTCCTCGTCGAGGTGGAGGGCGCGGTCGTCGCCTGCGCGGTCGGCAGCATCCGGGACGCGATGCCGTCGCCGTCCGTGCCGGCCGGGCGCGACGTGCTCGTCGGCAACGTCTGCACCGACCCGGCCCACCGGGGCCGCGGTCACGGCCGCGCGGCCTTCGAGGCGGTGATGGCCTGGGCGGCGGCCACAGGGGTACGGCGCGTCGAGCTGCTCGCCACCGCGCAGGGCCGGGGGATGTACGAGGCGGCCGGGTTCGCCGAGACGGCGTGGCCGGCGATGCGGGCGACCCTGGGCTGA
- a CDS encoding ROK family transcriptional regulator: MSVSRLSSPVSSTRSVRLANERVVYDVLGLGRPLSAPDLVEATGLSKPTVGLALARLEEVGLVRQSGRRSGATGRSPRIFALEASAGGALAVDVGRHRVRAARVDLAGAVVGRAESDADGRSARALVDQVLRLAARLCPEADRGRVSHTVLGSPGVYDAAADVIRLAPNLPGWDRPAVLRRLRAGLPGTLLVDNDINLAALAELDALESPADPSPERDAPGPSFVLVSVGTGLGMGIVEDGRVLRGARGAAGEISYLPADPSPTAGPTRIEELTGSAAIVRAAQDLGLDLPSAQAVFDAARHGSPVAAQVVEREAERLALAVAAVVAVLDPPLVLLGGGIGRNGDLLLEPLRAHLAARLPLPVPEIRLSRLDVDAPLQGALVQGVLHARRHAFDAARPADAAP, encoded by the coding sequence GTGTCGGTGTCCAGGCTGAGCTCGCCGGTCAGCTCGACGAGGTCCGTGCGGCTGGCCAACGAGCGCGTCGTGTACGACGTCCTCGGGCTGGGTCGTCCGCTGTCGGCGCCGGACCTCGTCGAGGCGACGGGTCTGTCCAAGCCGACGGTGGGCCTGGCCCTGGCCCGGCTCGAGGAGGTGGGCCTGGTCCGCCAGAGCGGCCGGCGTTCCGGCGCCACCGGGCGGTCGCCGCGCATCTTCGCGCTCGAGGCGTCCGCCGGCGGCGCGCTGGCCGTCGACGTCGGCCGGCACCGGGTGCGTGCGGCGAGGGTCGACCTCGCCGGCGCTGTGGTCGGCCGGGCCGAGTCCGACGCGGACGGGCGGTCGGCCCGCGCCCTCGTCGACCAGGTGCTGCGTCTCGCGGCGCGGCTGTGCCCGGAAGCGGACCGGGGAAGGGTCAGCCACACGGTCCTCGGCAGCCCCGGGGTGTACGACGCCGCCGCCGACGTCATCCGGCTCGCCCCCAACCTGCCCGGGTGGGACCGTCCCGCCGTGCTGCGACGGCTGCGGGCCGGGCTGCCCGGCACGCTGCTGGTCGACAACGACATCAACCTCGCCGCCCTCGCCGAGCTGGACGCGCTAGAGTCCCCGGCCGACCCCTCGCCCGAGAGGGACGCGCCGGGTCCGTCCTTCGTCCTCGTCTCGGTCGGGACCGGCCTCGGCATGGGCATCGTCGAGGACGGACGGGTCCTGCGCGGGGCCCGAGGCGCCGCCGGCGAGATCTCCTACCTGCCGGCGGACCCCTCCCCCACGGCGGGGCCCACCCGGATCGAGGAGCTGACCGGGTCCGCGGCCATCGTGCGCGCCGCCCAGGACCTCGGCCTCGACCTGCCCTCGGCGCAGGCCGTCTTCGACGCGGCCCGGCACGGCTCCCCCGTCGCCGCCCAGGTCGTGGAGCGCGAGGCCGAGCGACTGGCCCTGGCCGTCGCGGCCGTCGTCGCCGTCCTCGACCCGCCGCTGGTGCTGCTCGGCGGCGGGATCGGCCGCAACGGCGACCTGCTGCTCGAGCCGTTGCGCGCGCACCTCGCGGCCCGGCTGCCGTTGCCGGTCCCCGAGATCCGCCTGTCGCGCCTCGACGTCGACGCCCCGCTGCAGGGCGCGCTCGTCCAGGGCGTCCTGCACGCCCGGCGGCACGCGTTCGACGCGGCGCGACCCGCCGACGCCGCGCCCTGA
- a CDS encoding APC family permease encodes MTASTGTVEQGQEGHFRRRVGPWSATAINMTQMCGIGPFVTIPLMVATMGGPQAVFGWVIGAVLALADGLVWAELGAAMPGAGGTYLYLREAFQYRTGKLMPFLFAWTAVISIPLIMSTGVIGLVQYLGFFFPDMSWLEVHAIGLLVVAVVMVALLRRIESIRLLTTALWVVMIVTVVLVIAACYTHFDASLAFTFPQGAFRAGGPFFTGLGAGLLIAVYDYLGYNTTAYMGDELRDPGRSMPRSIIVSILAMMLVYLTLNVGVMGAVPWQEVASSSSVASLAVTRSWGHGAAALVTVLIIVTAFGSVFAGLLGGSRVPYNAARDRVFLPAFARLSPKGGYPSVALVFMGVVTAAGSLLDLTTVINMLTAVAVIVQSIAQVAALVVLRRRQPTLRRPYRMALYPLPAVVALVGWAYVYVSATPLSIGLSLLWIVAGVVAFLVWARVRRSWPFGPIEVREAYVELQEHGVDARDEDEHAEPPAVTA; translated from the coding sequence ATGACTGCCAGCACGGGAACGGTGGAGCAGGGTCAGGAGGGGCACTTCCGACGTCGGGTGGGCCCCTGGTCCGCGACCGCCATCAACATGACGCAGATGTGCGGCATCGGGCCGTTCGTCACGATCCCGCTCATGGTGGCGACGATGGGCGGCCCGCAGGCCGTCTTCGGCTGGGTGATCGGGGCGGTCCTCGCCCTGGCCGACGGGCTGGTGTGGGCCGAGCTCGGGGCGGCGATGCCCGGTGCGGGCGGGACCTACCTCTACCTGCGCGAGGCCTTCCAGTACCGCACCGGCAAGCTCATGCCGTTCCTCTTCGCGTGGACCGCGGTCATCAGCATCCCGCTCATCATGTCCACCGGCGTCATCGGACTGGTCCAGTACCTGGGATTCTTCTTCCCGGACATGAGCTGGCTCGAGGTGCACGCGATCGGCCTGCTCGTCGTCGCCGTCGTCATGGTGGCGCTGCTGCGTCGCATCGAGTCGATCCGGCTGCTCACGACGGCTCTGTGGGTCGTCATGATCGTCACCGTCGTGCTCGTCATCGCCGCCTGCTACACCCACTTCGACGCGAGCCTGGCCTTCACCTTCCCGCAGGGGGCGTTCCGGGCGGGCGGTCCGTTCTTCACCGGGCTCGGCGCCGGGCTGCTCATCGCGGTCTACGACTACCTCGGCTACAACACGACGGCCTACATGGGTGACGAGCTGCGCGACCCCGGCCGGTCGATGCCGCGCTCGATCATCGTCTCGATCCTCGCGATGATGCTCGTCTACCTCACCCTCAACGTCGGCGTCATGGGCGCGGTGCCGTGGCAGGAGGTCGCCTCGTCGAGCTCGGTGGCCAGCCTCGCGGTGACCCGCAGCTGGGGCCACGGCGCCGCTGCGCTGGTCACGGTCCTCATCATCGTCACCGCCTTCGGGTCGGTGTTCGCCGGGCTGCTCGGCGGGTCGCGGGTGCCCTACAACGCCGCCCGCGACCGGGTCTTCCTGCCCGCCTTCGCCCGGCTCTCGCCGAAGGGCGGCTACCCGTCGGTGGCCCTGGTCTTCATGGGCGTCGTCACCGCGGCCGGCTCGCTGCTCGACCTCACCACCGTCATCAACATGCTCACCGCCGTGGCGGTCATCGTGCAGTCCATCGCCCAGGTGGCGGCCCTGGTGGTCCTGCGCCGCCGGCAGCCGACGCTGCGCCGGCCCTACCGGATGGCGCTCTACCCGCTACCGGCCGTCGTCGCCCTCGTCGGCTGGGCGTACGTCTACGTCTCGGCCACCCCGCTGTCGATCGGCCTGTCGCTGCTCTGGATCGTCGCGGGCGTCGTCGCCTTCCTCGTCTGGGCCCGGGTGCGACGCTCCTGGCCCTTCGGCCCCATCGAGGTGCGCGAGGCGTACGTCGAGCTGCAGGAGCACGGCGTCGACGCGCGCGACGAGGACGAGCACGCCGAGCCGCCCGCGGTGACCGCGTGA
- a CDS encoding ROK family protein — MTLAAAPLLLGVDVGGTKVQVALARPDGTVVDRRTGPTRAADGAEQVVARAADLARQLLTARAGRLVAVGAVCPGVPGPDGVLLAPTIDGWEDLRFADALRQRLGRLVGPGVPVAVGNDVKAGAASEAASGALVGSRCGVYLNLGTGLALAVVVDGVVLCGAHGVAGEIAYQLVAPGTPGARDGRAPLEEAVSGRVLDDRAAAAAGRRTTGVEVLLGDDVALRESLEPALALLDLALVNACCLLDPDVVVVAGGLVRAGDVLLPRLRRALERGVPVPPVVVPAHRPYDAPLHGALLLAERALGEHAPAVLEEPA; from the coding sequence GTGACCCTCGCCGCCGCGCCGCTGCTGCTCGGCGTCGACGTCGGCGGCACCAAGGTCCAGGTCGCCCTCGCCCGTCCCGACGGCACCGTCGTCGACCGGCGGACCGGCCCGACCCGGGCCGCGGACGGCGCCGAGCAGGTGGTCGCGCGGGCCGCCGACCTCGCCCGGCAGCTGCTCACCGCGCGCGCCGGCCGGCTCGTCGCGGTGGGCGCGGTCTGCCCCGGCGTCCCGGGACCGGACGGCGTCCTGCTCGCGCCGACCATCGACGGCTGGGAGGACCTGCGCTTCGCCGACGCCCTGCGGCAGCGGCTGGGGCGGCTCGTCGGGCCGGGCGTCCCCGTCGCCGTCGGGAACGACGTCAAGGCGGGGGCGGCCTCCGAGGCCGCGTCCGGCGCGCTCGTGGGCAGCCGGTGCGGGGTCTACCTCAACCTCGGCACCGGGCTCGCCCTCGCGGTCGTCGTCGACGGCGTCGTCCTCTGCGGCGCGCACGGCGTCGCCGGCGAGATCGCCTACCAGCTGGTCGCGCCGGGCACCCCCGGGGCGCGCGACGGCCGGGCGCCGCTGGAGGAGGCGGTGAGCGGCCGGGTCCTCGACGACCGGGCGGCCGCCGCCGCGGGGCGCCGTACCACCGGGGTGGAGGTGCTGCTCGGGGACGACGTCGCGCTGCGCGAGTCGCTCGAGCCGGCGCTGGCGCTGCTCGACCTCGCCCTCGTCAACGCCTGCTGCCTGCTCGACCCGGACGTGGTCGTCGTCGCCGGGGGACTGGTCCGCGCCGGCGACGTGCTGCTCCCGCGGCTGCGGCGCGCGCTCGAGCGGGGCGTGCCGGTCCCGCCCGTCGTCGTCCCCGCCCACCGCCCGTACGACGCCCCGCTGCACGGGGCGCTGCTGCTCGCCGAGCGCGCGCTCGGGGAGCACGCCCCCGCCGTCCTCGAGGAGCCCGCATGA